The genomic segment ttagatcctggtgaTGAAAGTCTTCGCAAATACTTCATCAAACAGTTTAGAAcagcgatccccaacctttttcggtccacggactggctgggcaaggcagggcacccccgcgcttgcacacatgcacaaatggtggcgtGGTGCTTGTCTGGGCATGCACTTGTACGCATGTGCAGACAGCGCACGTAGCTGCAAACTGGCTGTGCGAGGGTGAGTACGTGCGGGGGCAGGAGTTCTGTCCCCATGGCCTGAGCCGCGGGCCAACTCATGCCACGGACTGCCACCGGGCCgaggaccgggggttggggacccctggtttagaggCAGCCAGAAACAGGCAACGCAGACTAAACTTCATGCCAACTGCAAAACGCTTTTCGTAAACTAATCAGTTTTGGCTTAACCTTGACAAGGTTGCAGTTTTGAAGCTAGCCATACTCCTCTGTGAAGGGTtttccagtgtttttttaaaaaggagggaatCCTAACCATTGGTAACCAAAAAATCTGAAAGACCATATTCTCCATGTGTGGGTTTTAAGGTCTTTACGAGAGGCTGTTTAGTGAGGATGTGAGACAGGATATTAGTGGTTGCtctcaggctttggaactccctgacAAGAGAGGCTAGGTTGGTTTGGTCTGGCAGGATTTGAGAAACCACCTACCTATTAAGAATTGGGTTTTTAATGGGTgtgctcttttttcctttaaattttaatataaaatgttattttacttCATGTGTATTTAAAATAGCTTTAACCTACCCATTTAACCTAACCTAACTGATTTGTGTTCCAATATTTacaatttattgtgttttcagTAATCCTTGTTTTCAACCATATCCTAAGCTGCCTtagattaattaaaaattaagttATGTTTATATGCTGCACTTATAACCATAATTAATCCATTCATCAAATTCACATCTAATTTGATTCTAAAATTAGTCTCCCTGTCTGCAGATCAACACCTGTTATGATTCAATAGGTGGAAAGCAGACTTTGGACTGTCAACGTGCTGTTTAGGAAGAGacttctaatttttttccttttgtgtgttttACATTGTTTAAGTTTAGTTGCTTTTAATTTGATGATCTCTTTAATGGTATTTTCGTACTAATGCTTAGTGTGGTTTTAGTTATATCTGTCTTTAATTATGTAGTTACCCACCTGTGGGGCTAATATAAGGAGATGGATAAAATAATTATCAAGTTGGCCATAGATGAGAAAAACCTGAATTCATATTCCTGCTCACTCATTAGCTCACTGTGTAGCAGTGGGTATAtatggggcggggcggggggggggaggtcatgACCTTGTTTGTGAAATATGAATGGGAAAAGTAGTAATATTCTACATACTTGGTAAATTATCCCTTGTTTTAATTGCTTTCCTTGTTTGGCAGGAGGCACACGCCATATGGCAACCAGACTGACTACAGGATATTTGAGCTAAACAAGCGGCTGCAGAATTGGACAGAGGTATCATTTTGTGGGTTCAAAGCGGTTGGACCAGGAAAAGATGTAGGGAATTCCTGTGGTTTCAACATTAGGGGTTTTGCTAGCttagaaggagaggggaaaggagtCTGGGAGGTTAACTGAGCCCTCTCAAATACTCTGTGTGGGCTTCTTTCCTATCTTTGTTGGGCAGTTTTGGTAGCTGTAGGGGCTAACTACAACCCTGAGATTCTCCGTTACAATAGTCAATGCTTTTCCTCTCTGTGCCAATAGGAGTGTGACAATCTGTGGTGGGATGCCTTCACCACCGAGTTCTTTGAGGATGATGCCATGTTAACAATCACCTTCTGTCTGGAAGATGGACCAAAGAGATACAGTAAGTCCCAGGCTGGGAGTGGTGGATACTGTATACACCATGGGGTGGGCAACTCAATGAGGTTCAGGGGCCAATTTTGACCCCAGGGACTTGACATGGGTAATACCCCCCACCATAAATGCGGGCTTTTGTGTTGTTCTTAAGTACTACCGTTCCCCTTTGGGAGGCAAAAGGGGacattttttttgaaaggttGGTTTAGAGTTCACAAAAACAACCAGAGTGGGCTTCAGACAGCTGGTATGTTGCCCATTGCAATGTACTCCATAGTCTCAGGATCTCCTTTTCAGTAAGAAAGCAGTATTGCAAAGGACTGGAGATTGAATTGGATCAGTTGGATCATTCAGAATATCTCTTTTGAGCAGCTCCCTAAGGAAGTGGCCCCGGTTCTTGTTGTTAGCTGAGAATGTGAGATCTAGTTGGTGTGGCTTCATTAGATTCCCATGGCTTTTCATAGCTATTATGAAGAGGGCAGTCTAGGAGAGTACTGTAATATAGAGCAGATGTAGGGGAAtgcctgctgttgggaaagtaaCACACAGCACAGGGATAgggaatatgtggccctccaCATATTGTTGATTGTCCCTCATCATTCATGGTACTGGTTAGgactgatgggtgttgcagtccatcaacatctggagagtcatcCAGTTTCTGCCATTCAAATACATACTCCTTGCTAGACGGTAAAAatctgaactccccccccccactgttgcaTTCTACAGTCTCTTACAGCAAATATCTAGGAACCAGGCTGTTTCCCATCCAGACGTTACGCATCTAAGATGTTGTTTAGGAGTTCTCCCCCAACTGAATGCCTCTCTAAATGGCCATGAATCTCCCAGTGAGAACAGAAGGCCTGCTAGAGAAGAGCAGGGCCATTTTCCAGACCTTTCTTCTGTCTGAAATTTCTCTTGATTTCTCCACTGGAGATAACATGTTCCATGTTTCAAAATGGATTTGTAATGCTTCTTGCATACAAACCCACACATACATTTCTCAGGGTTCAAAGTTGCTTGAAGAAAATGTTCCtggttttctttcaaaatatcccACTTGCAAAGCCAGTCACCTGATTTACAATTTCTTTTTGAATCTCTTCAAAGTTGATTGAAGTGTAGATATGCACATCAGAAGTACAGATCTTTTTAtctaaaataaagaaacaaataaataaataagaactatttgaaatattttcaagAATTTGcattcctggtttttttttttgggggggggtgcaatCACATACAACGTCTTCTGTCTTCTGCCAGGACCAGGGCAGTTAGGGCATACTTCAGCTCCCCTCCTTTTATGCACCATATTCTGGAGCATAGGCAGATTGTTTCGGGATGAAAgcgttccttctttctttggttAGAGAAGGGATTAGCAATGGTGGCCTCCTGATGTTTCTACACTGCAGCTCCCATAGTCCCACACCTttggttatgctggctggggatcaTGCAAATTGCAAgtgaaaaatatctggaggagcaCAATTCCAGACTTAGGACAGACGGCCCATTACTGTCCGAGAGACATGGATTGGAATGCTTTTATCCAAGTAGGCCTTGCTATATAGCCTTTCTCATTCTGATGTTCAGATGTGTTAGACTACGGTTCATGTTAGCCCCAAGCAGCATTGCTATGTTATGTTGAGGGAGATTTTGTCTTGTGTTCAGCCTGGTGCCCTCCCATACATACTGGTGCAAATGCCAAACCCTAATTACTACTGGTGTCTCTGGTCCCGTCACTGTCACTTCTACCAGCCATTTGTCTCCCTATGATAACTAGAAGACAGGCAGTACTCATCAGGGCCGCAAATCAGAGTTCATTTGCCCCTGCCATCTTAATTATAGCACTAATACAAGGCCTGAGATGCCTATACAGgagaactgcaacttccagcttATGTACTTTAAGGGTGAGGCTGGTGGTATCAAGGAGTTCAGACATCTGATTTGGAGCTCAGATCAGCCCCTCTTTACTGGTTCTCATTCCAGAGCTACTGCCCATAGCAAAAACCTGcaggtttttttatttgtttgtttgcttgtttgtttttggaaaacGATTTATAGACCGACCTCCCTCACATGGACATTCTGGGAGCTGCACTCTAAAATAGGagtctttccaagctctggcagtGGGTGACCTGGCCCCCTCCATGTCTAGGGCAAGCCTAGCTTTGCTAAGATGGTAAGACTAACAAGTTCAGGTGCATGAGCCTAAGCTTTACTGTTCCTACCATCATCTTGGGCAGATGGCAAATAGGTTACAGGGGCACCAAGCACTAATGGGGCCAAAGAGCTCTCCTCTGCTGTGGGCCTCCCATAAATTGGAGCTGTATCTCCACTAATTCTAGATTTGGACATTTCATTTGGTGTCTTAACCAAGTAAGCCTTCCTTTAGCTTGCCAGGAGTTCCCCTGAATATTTGTGATTCTCAACAGGAGACTGCCTGCAAAGCCTCATTAATGTctgtcttccttcccttcctttctttctagcAATTGGACGTACTCTGATCCCCCGCTACTTCCGCAGCATCTTTGAAGGGGGGGCTACTGAACTCTACTACGTCCTGAAGCACCCGAAAGAATCTTTCCACAACAACTTTGTGTCGCTCGACTGTGACCAGTGTACCATGGTTACCCAGCATGGCAAGCCCATGTTCACCCAAGTGAGAATGTAGCAGGGTTTCCACCCACCTCTAACCCTGGCTAAGAGGCTCTTGCCTTGAAATGTTGATGACAGTAGATTGCCATTCCTTGCGCGCTTCTGCAAACAGCCCATACTTGGGAAGGTATAGGTTTTTGATGCAGCTAGTCATGGAGGCTGTGGTATAGTGAAGCCAGGACTCCGAAACATTCTCAAGTGCAGGGACAACTCCCCATCTGGCTTCACTATTCCTAGGTGCAGTCCTCATGGTGTgtaggaagaaaattgattttcCCAGGAATAGTTTATTGATGCAAGCTCTCCCTGCCATTGAGTCAAAGTATGGTTTGGGTTGTTTGGTCTTCCATAGACAATGAAGAGGAAAgcagagcaaagtgtgctgcttatataccaacccatagcaattaaagcattctctgggcaatttacaatttaattatacaggctacacattgcctccctgcCCCCAGTGATCTGGAAGttaattttactgaccttggaaagatggaagtctgagtcaacctcaagctggctacctgagcctgtctggatcaaactcaggtcatgaacagaatTTTGattgcagaactgcagtttaaccactatgccacagggcattagctttacaaaaatcTGCTCCTTGCTTGTTGCTATAGACCAGAGgtctgcatttttggactttccTTAGAAGTGGGGTTAGCTGTGAGGATTGTTCCAAATCTACCTCTGGACAATTGCATGGGGGCTATGTTTGTTATATagtgcagtggtcagggaacaggggtaaattaccccaaatggggtaaaaattaaaatcctggggTTAATGAGGAGGGTTGCGGCAGCATGAccctcctcattacccccaggcattttatttctgacgatgctgtgtgtaggcgggcattcTGTTATGGGGAGAGTGAGCGCtggtgaggaggcccccttcccaccctgcctcacctgagctcatggccagtggacctgctggcCCTGCGGTGCCTGGCTCCCTTCACCAAGGACGCGCTTTCCCGGCGGTGTgtcagctccagactggctgctcgGGCAGCAGCCGCAGGTCCCGGGTGAGCGCAGAGGCGGGTGGGGGGTCGGCCGCAGACGGCGAGAGTGGAGGGGCGGTGCTGGGAGGGGGCggggtaatgttggtgtatataaatttggggggggggtaaaagataaaaagttccctgacccctgatatAGTGTGATGAAGGCTCACCTGAACTTTAGAAGccgtttgctttgttttcttttgctccaGGTCTGTGTGGAGGGCCGCCTCTACTTGGAGTTCATGTTTGATGACATGATGAGGATAAAGACATGGCACTTCAGCATCCGGCAGCACCGGGAACTCATTCCCCGCAGCATCCTTGCAATGCATGTAAGTCCAGTGCTTGCTACTAGCCATTGGCTTGACTTTTCACTTCTGCTCATTTTGTGTTCTAAGTAGCCTTGCAACTCATAGTATTGCTTCTTGGTATCTGAGTCTAAGTAAGGCAAGTTTTCTATGTCCAGGCCAGCTGCCTTCCGAGAGGGCAGAAAATTGATTCAGCATTCCAAACTCCCTTACTGCTGCCCTTAGATTGAGTGCATGATTTGATACTTCTCTTCAGATCtactgcttgttttttttttttttttgctatttgcaTCAAATTTACACTGTGCTTTTCTATTAAAAATAGTGAAAGTGGCTGATGATAGAGCAATACTAAATACAATAACTCTTAAGATTATATAATtagtttaaaaacatttatagTCAATAGAGGCAGAGTGAGCTGCAGAACAGATCTCCTTAAAAAGCCTTAAatgccttctttctttatttaaaatactgtgttttttagtgattaaaaaaagaaaaagtgtctGGCAAATCTCAGTTAGGAGTGAATTCTGTGTTTGGGGAAAGTATGCAGAGCTTTGAAAGAAAGGGCAGTCTTTCTTCAGGACAGTTACATGGTTCCGCCTAGGAGTTTTTTGCACCAGTGCAGAGTCAAGTCTGAGAACCCTTTGGAATTCTAGCCGAGGAGTTGCTACTGCTGTTTTCCCCTTTAATAGGTGGTGCTTGACTTCTCTGCACGCTTGAGTACGCAGAACCCTTGGAGAGGAAAAGCTGGTGGATTGCCTGTAACCTGTAGTTCTTGGTGCAGTCACTagttttcctgcctttctttgcTATGTCACCTACTAGAATTTCAGCAGGAGTAGAGGAACTGAAGAGGCTCCTGGCCCCTAGAAGTGACAGAGATAACTTGGTTAAaatgtcttttgggaaaagaggaGCAGGTGTTCCCCGATTGACAGTTCAGAGAATCCTTGAAATGGACTCGGCACAGGCATAAAAGTCACCAGGAGGGCTGCAGAGAGAAAGATCGATATAGGCCAGCACCCTTTCTTCGTGCCTTGTGCAAAGCATGTTTGATCctccataatttttattttaaaaaagtatccaCACTGAGTTGTGGAATATTTTCTGACTTAGTGGAGGGTCCTGGTGCAGGAAGGCTAAACAGGAAAGTCCCCAGGGTTTCACATATACCCATTATCTGCTGATGCCACATATTCTTTattcctctttctgtttctcctttctaATGTTCTTGCTCCAGGCACAAGATCCCCAGATGCTGGATcagttgtccaagaacatcacCCGGTGTGGGCTTTCAAATTCCACGCTCAACTACCTCCGAGTAAGTTTTTCTACGAAGCTCACAAAGTTATGGAGGTAGCTCCTTAACCACCCTCATTTTTAGTCTTCAGAAGAAATAGGAAGCTCAGCTTTCAGAAACAGTGTCTGTGGaataatgcttctctctctctctctctctctctctctctctctctctctctctctctctctctctctcttctttaaaaaaactctgcttcattccttttttaaatttttttttgattGTCTGTTTTCTTATGAGTTTATTGGGGATTATGGAGGACTTTTTACATATTGTGAGCTACTTCAAGCTTCAAAGGAAGCAAGatataaacaaatcaaaataagCATATTATGAATAGCTAGCATTCTTAGATGCATCAGTGCAAAGCACTGGTAGTTAATCTCGCTATATCTCTGCGGCTGAATGAGGGATTGGAGCAAGCACCATCTCTTTAGATATCAGCTGCATAGAAGGAAGGCTGTGCTTGGAAAGAGTTTTGTTCACCTGAAGGCAAAACTAAGTAGATTCATTTTGATATTAAAATCAGCTTGTGGCAATGGGTGCCTCTGAATGCTCCTGAGCTGTCCTGGAACAGATTTTCTTTGTGTCTGTCTATATACATGCACACAGAAAAGCCTAAGCATTCTACATGTACCTTGCAATGTAGGTTTAGTAACTGTGTCCAACCTGTCCAACTATCTAGGAAGCTCAGAGCGCGTGCGCGCCCAGACCATTTCCACTCAAGGAAATGAATGGCTTTCTTGCCAGCATGTGTGCCACCATTTTTGGCCAGGTTTAGAACATGGTTTCCTGAGCAGTAACTGACTGCAGGAGGTTTCTGTTGGAATCATCAAAAGCCAACACTTcgtcctcttccttttcccctgCCAGCTTTGCGTAATCCTAGAACCAATGCAGGAGTTGATGTCGCGGCACAAGACCTACAGCCTCAGTCCCCGGGACTGCCTCAAGACATGCCTCTTCCAGAAGTGGCAGCGTATGGTGGCACCACCTGGTGAGAATTTGAGACAGGGCAAGCTTGGGTGTTATGATGAAGCACTCTGCGACATGACTGATGTATTTCTTATGAAGGCCACGAGAGGGTGCTAGGAGCATAATATTCCTTTGGACTGCTGTTGGTAGATTCTGCATCACGTTAGAGCTTTGTAGGGGACTTGGCGGCTGCTGTTCAATGCCTGAACGCCTGGCTGTAGGATTACAGTGTGGAATGGGCAGATGAAAGACCTGGTAAGGGAAACAGGTGGATGGGTGAGGCAGGTGGTAAGCAAGTGTATCAGTGCAACTAGGTTTTGGGGAACACATAGCCTATGAAATTCACAGAAGATGGGGCTCTCTCAAGTTGGAGTTTGGCCGTTGAGCCAGTTGGGAAACAATAGGCTCTCCTACTGGAACTGAGGTGTCTGACCAGTGTTCCCTTTGCTGACACCTTCCCAGCTGAGCCTGCACGTCAGCAGCCCAGCAAACGCCGGAAAAGGAAGATGTCTGGGGGCAGCACCATGAGTTCTGGTGGTGGAAAtaccaacaacagcaacagcaagaagAAGAGCCCAGCCAGCACCTTTGCCCTCTCCAGTCAGGTACCTGTAAGCATCCCcttttcattctctctttcttttgcacCTGAGCACTCCTTCTGCAAGGGGATCTGCTCCACGCTGCTGGAGCACCTTCAGAAATGATGGACAGTGCTTGACCACATGGCTGGGCAGAGTTCAAAGTGGCAAAATCTACCTTCCCTTtttttgccctttaaaaaaacccagaaccctGAGCTGGCTGCAGAATAGTTAGATCAGGTAGGTGGATATCTCCTAAGAATGCTCTGATCACATACATGTCTAGGGATTTTTGAACAATATCAAAACTAAGCCCCAATGAATTACTGGGTCTCCTTACATATGCCTTTTCATTAACCTACTTtaggagaggggagaaaaatctTTTTAGTTGATACTGTCCTGACACCCTTGAAAACAGATGCTAGTGAAAGTTGATATTACTGGGAAAGGTGAACCAATAGCCTGGCTCATTATTAACATTCCAATGTTCATTTTGTTAGCCAGCTAATAACTAGTCATAAACTATTGACCATATATTGCAAGTCACCCAGAGATCCACCAGTATAACCCATTTTTCCTTCTGtccaccactgccctagagagCTAGAGAGCTACGTTGTCCCTTTGCATAGCAGCTATTTTGAAGAATATGGGAATTGGGGGGATTCTGTTTGATACCTTTTAGTTTCTTTCCCTATACCTAGAAGAGATATTATTTTCTCCATGTTTCTGAAATGTCGAATTCCACCTCATTCCTGGGCTATTCGTGTTCAGGAATGGTAAAGGAATAACCATCCTCTTGAGGGAACAGTTTTACTTGAACCATGCCCTCCCTTGAGTCTGAAATGGAAACAAGATGGGAGGCCACTTGATATCCCTGGAAATACTGAGCAGTCAAGAACAGGAGTCTTCCTGgtcaggaagggaggcagcttgAGAAGGGAGAAGAGACCTGGGGAAGATAGAGCAAGCAAAACAAATTCAGTCTCCTATTTGTGGTGAGAGTTCCCTCAAGCATTGGGGTAAAGGTCAGAGCAGTCTCCACCTCGATTATGTTTCCGGACCTTCTTCCCTCCTCAGGATGTGATGGTGGTGGGCGAGCCGACCCTGATGGGTGGGGAGTTTGGTGACGAGGATGAGCGCCTTATCACGCGGCTGGAAAACACACAGTTCGACGCTGCCAACGGCATCGACGACGAGGACAGCTTCAACAACTCTCCCGCGTTGGGCGCCAACAGCCCCTGGAACAGCAAGCCCCCCTCCAGTCAGGAGAGCAAGTCTGAGAATCCAACATCGCAAGCATCGCAGTAAAGCCCCCACCCGCTGCCCAGCCTGGCCTTTACCGGACTTGGGCTGGTGCCAA from the Pogona vitticeps strain Pit_001003342236 chromosome 3, PviZW2.1, whole genome shotgun sequence genome contains:
- the LDB1 gene encoding LIM domain-binding protein 1 isoform X3 gives rise to the protein MSVGCACPGCSSKSFKLYSPKEPPNGNAFPPFHPGTMLDRDVGPTPMYPPTYLEPGIGRHTPYGNQTDYRIFELNKRLQNWTEECDNLWWDAFTTEFFEDDAMLTITFCLEDGPKRYTIGRTLIPRYFRSIFEGGATELYYVLKHPKESFHNNFVSLDCDQCTMVTQHGKPMFTQVCVEGRLYLEFMFDDMMRIKTWHFSIRQHRELIPRSILAMHAQDPQMLDQLSKNITRCGLSNSTLNYLRLCVILEPMQELMSRHKTYSLSPRDCLKTCLFQKWQRMVAPPAEPARQQPSKRRKRKMSGGSTMSSGGGNTNNSNSKKKSPASTFALSSQVPDVMVVGEPTLMGGEFGDEDERLITRLENTQFDAANGIDDEDSFNNSPALGANSPWNSKPPSSQESKSENPTSQASQ
- the LDB1 gene encoding LIM domain-binding protein 1 isoform X1, whose amino-acid sequence is MSVGCACPGCSSKSFKLYSPKEPPNGNAFPPFHPGTMLDRDVGPTPMYPPTYLEPGIGRHTPYGNQTDYRIFELNKRLQNWTEECDNLWWDAFTTEFFEDDAMLTITFCLEDGPKRYTIGRTLIPRYFRSIFEGGATELYYVLKHPKESFHNNFVSLDCDQCTMVTQHGKPMFTQVCVEGRLYLEFMFDDMMRIKTWHFSIRQHRELIPRSILAMHAQDPQMLDQLSKNITRCGLSNSTLNYLRLCVILEPMQELMSRHKTYSLSPRDCLKTCLFQKWQRMVAPPAEPARQQPSKRRKRKMSGGSTMSSGGGNTNNSNSKKKSPASTFALSSQDVMVVGEPTLMGGEFGDEDERLITRLENTQFDAANGIDDEDSFNNSPALGANSPWNSKPPSSQESKSENPTSQASQ
- the LDB1 gene encoding LIM domain-binding protein 1 isoform X2, with the translated sequence MLDRDVGPTPMYPPTYLEPGIGRHTPYGNQTDYRIFELNKRLQNWTEECDNLWWDAFTTEFFEDDAMLTITFCLEDGPKRYTIGRTLIPRYFRSIFEGGATELYYVLKHPKESFHNNFVSLDCDQCTMVTQHGKPMFTQVCVEGRLYLEFMFDDMMRIKTWHFSIRQHRELIPRSILAMHAQDPQMLDQLSKNITRCGLSNSTLNYLRLCVILEPMQELMSRHKTYSLSPRDCLKTCLFQKWQRMVAPPAEPARQQPSKRRKRKMSGGSTMSSGGGNTNNSNSKKKSPASTFALSSQVPDVMVVGEPTLMGGEFGDEDERLITRLENTQFDAANGIDDEDSFNNSPALGANSPWNSKPPSSQESKSENPTSQASQ